The following are encoded in a window of Bacillota bacterium genomic DNA:
- a CDS encoding UPF0236 family protein encodes MMDIRHVVAVVLFLVKGICGLLKEFRDFGSLEEGVRGLVQEAGQKVFVWALEELDEKLLKQRDKANL; translated from the coding sequence ATGATGGATATTCGGCATGTGGTGGCGGTGGTCCTCTTCTTGGTGAAAGGGATTTGCGGGCTTCTGAAGGAGTTCAGGGACTTTGGGAGCCTGGAAGAGGGTGTGCGTGGGCTGGTGCAGGAAGCCGGCCAGAAGGTATTCGTATGGGCCCTGGAGGAGCTGGACGAGAAGCTGCTGAAACAGCGGGACAAGGCTAACCTTGA
- the lysS gene encoding lysine--tRNA ligase translates to MDELERAAEPEASREDETARRRAKVDVWKARGVDPFGARFVRTHTSTKIVQGFSDLEGKEVSAAGRIMAIRGHGKAMFLDMLDRDGRIQIYARQDHLGEDQYELLSWVDLGDIIGVTGEVFRTRRGEISVDMSSFVMLGKAQRPLPEKWHGLRDVDIRYRQRYLDLIVNPEVRRTFILRTKIVAAIREFLDSRGFLEVETPAMHAVAGGAAARPFITHHNALDMDLYLRIATELHLKRLIVGGLEKVYELGRIFRNEGISTKHNPEFTSIEVYEAYADYHDMMKLTEDLVAHVAEATLGTTRITYQGSEIDLTPPWPRLTMMDAVRCRTGVDFGALSDSDARRACLNMGLDVPEGATAGQCLYEAYEERVEPDLIQPTIIMDYPIDVSPLAKRRPDNPNLTYRFEAVCAGRELANAFSELNDPADQRERFESQVAQRERGDDEAHMMDEDFVTALEYGMPPTGGMGLGVDRFVMLLTDSASIRDVILFPLMRPKD, encoded by the coding sequence ATGGACGAACTTGAACGCGCAGCCGAACCCGAGGCCTCCCGAGAAGATGAGACTGCCCGGCGCAGGGCGAAAGTGGATGTGTGGAAGGCGCGTGGGGTGGATCCATTCGGCGCGAGGTTCGTCCGGACCCACACGTCAACTAAGATAGTCCAGGGCTTCAGTGACCTTGAAGGCAAAGAAGTGTCGGCGGCAGGGCGGATCATGGCTATCCGCGGTCACGGCAAGGCAATGTTCCTGGACATGCTTGACCGGGACGGGCGGATCCAGATCTATGCGAGGCAAGACCATCTCGGCGAGGATCAGTACGAGCTCCTTTCCTGGGTGGACCTGGGTGACATAATCGGTGTGACGGGCGAGGTCTTCCGGACCAGACGTGGGGAGATCAGCGTCGATATGTCATCATTTGTCATGCTCGGCAAGGCCCAGAGACCGCTCCCCGAGAAGTGGCACGGGCTCCGAGATGTGGACATCCGCTATCGTCAGCGCTACCTGGACCTTATAGTCAACCCTGAAGTCAGGCGCACCTTCATCCTGAGGACAAAGATAGTCGCGGCTATCAGAGAGTTCCTCGATTCTCGGGGGTTCCTTGAAGTGGAGACACCCGCAATGCACGCCGTTGCAGGAGGCGCGGCGGCACGGCCCTTCATAACCCACCACAATGCTCTAGACATGGACCTGTACCTGAGAATCGCAACAGAACTGCACTTGAAGAGGCTTATCGTTGGGGGCCTCGAGAAGGTATACGAACTCGGCCGCATTTTCAGGAATGAGGGCATATCCACAAAACACAATCCGGAGTTCACTTCAATCGAGGTTTACGAGGCGTACGCAGATTACCACGACATGATGAAGCTGACTGAGGATCTCGTGGCCCACGTAGCCGAGGCCACTCTTGGGACAACCCGTATCACCTACCAGGGCAGCGAGATCGATCTCACGCCTCCCTGGCCGCGCTTGACCATGATGGATGCGGTACGATGCCGCACTGGTGTCGACTTCGGGGCACTCTCTGATTCCGATGCCAGGCGAGCGTGCCTGAATATGGGTCTCGACGTGCCAGAGGGAGCCACGGCCGGGCAGTGCCTTTACGAAGCCTATGAGGAGAGGGTGGAGCCGGACTTGATCCAGCCCACCATCATAATGGACTACCCCATAGATGTGTCCCCTCTCGCCAAGAGGCGCCCCGACAACCCGAACCTCACCTACAGATTTGAAGCGGTGTGTGCAGGAAGGGAACTCGCTAACGCATTCTCTGAGCTGAACGACCCGGCTGATCAGCGGGAACGTTTCGAAAGCCAAGTGGCCCAGAGAGAGCGCGGAGACGACGAAGCGCACATGATGGACGAGGACTTCGTCACTGCACTGGAGTACGGGATGCCGCCCACGGGTGGTATGGGGCTTGGGGTCGACAGGTTCGTGATGCTCCTGACCGACTCCGCATCCATACGGGACGTCATTCTCTTCCCGCTCATGCGTCCCAAGGACTAG
- a CDS encoding quinate 5-dehydrogenase, whose amino-acid sequence MKRIVSVSIGSRDRDHKTVLSILGEEMQIERIGTDGDIARAIEIIKELDGQVDAFGMGGIDLYMAGAGKRYVFRDARRIAAAAKKTPLVDGTSLKSTLEYRVVKYTEEVEKIPIAGKKVLVVCAIDRIGMGQAFEELGCQMTYGDLIFGLGVPIELHSLAWVKRLGRVLMPIIVQLPFTWLYPTGKKQKQTARRHSKYYKWADVLAGDFHYIKRYMPDRIDGKIVITNTVTSKDVEDLGRRGASILVTTTPEMNGRSFGTNVIEAMLVTLIDKPVPEITEDDYFEMLGRLNVKPRVVRYGSPS is encoded by the coding sequence GTGAAGCGCATCGTTAGCGTTAGCATAGGCTCCCGAGACCGTGACCATAAGACCGTTCTGAGCATTCTCGGCGAAGAGATGCAGATAGAGCGGATCGGCACTGATGGTGATATCGCCCGGGCGATCGAAATCATAAAGGAGCTTGATGGGCAGGTAGATGCCTTTGGAATGGGGGGCATCGACCTCTATATGGCTGGGGCAGGCAAGCGCTATGTATTCCGGGACGCCCGGCGGATCGCGGCCGCGGCCAAGAAGACGCCGTTGGTTGACGGCACGAGTCTCAAGAGCACCCTCGAGTACCGGGTGGTGAAGTACACGGAGGAAGTGGAGAAGATCCCGATCGCTGGCAAGAAGGTCCTGGTTGTCTGCGCCATTGACAGGATTGGAATGGGTCAAGCTTTCGAGGAACTCGGGTGCCAGATGACTTACGGTGATCTGATCTTCGGCCTGGGCGTGCCGATCGAGCTGCATTCCCTCGCATGGGTAAAGCGGCTAGGACGGGTTCTAATGCCTATCATCGTTCAACTCCCGTTCACATGGCTGTACCCGACCGGGAAGAAGCAGAAACAAACTGCTCGTCGCCACTCCAAGTACTATAAGTGGGCCGATGTTCTGGCTGGAGATTTCCACTATATCAAGCGGTATATGCCTGATAGAATTGATGGGAAAATCGTCATCACGAACACCGTGACTTCCAAGGACGTGGAAGATCTCGGACGCCGCGGGGCGAGTATCCTCGTCACCACTACCCCAGAGATGAACGGCAGGTCTTTCGGGACCAACGTTATTGAGGCCATGCTCGTTACCTTGATCGACAAGCCTGTCCCGGAGATCACCGAAGATGACTACTTCGAGATGTTGGGCCGACTGAACGTCAAGCCCAGGGTAGTGAGGTACGGCTCCCCCAGTTAG
- a CDS encoding putative sporulation protein YtxC has product MDGVRVGSYFAADSLRRRLFYELDQARWSGLQVVVRFDSVGDLRFVECAVKEEDPLKRAAGRDVLRHHIGVAVAHVILEDLQEAMAADQLARCHPELEPAEIAAISDYAMVILAESLNGIGRPEDRFREVAYLVSDYLATADTLIVEGFLTFRLRGYARELSRACDEALDRFMADREHREFVRLLKYFVDMQDQREAEVHVVRGRDNLFGLLNRDLDEIENEYLEVLAADLTEGGIELEDLLISALITASPGRIVLHVEPDRQIAETLESVFEGKVARCRGCDLNGCEMGRKAPAQPAK; this is encoded by the coding sequence ATGGACGGGGTGCGAGTGGGCTCCTATTTTGCCGCCGACTCCTTGAGAAGGCGGCTATTCTACGAATTGGACCAAGCTCGCTGGAGCGGGCTTCAGGTTGTCGTTAGGTTTGATTCCGTGGGAGATCTGCGGTTCGTCGAATGTGCGGTGAAGGAAGAGGATCCACTGAAGCGGGCGGCGGGAAGGGACGTGCTTCGCCATCACATCGGTGTCGCCGTGGCCCACGTGATCCTCGAGGACCTCCAGGAGGCGATGGCTGCGGACCAGCTGGCCAGGTGCCATCCCGAGCTGGAGCCAGCGGAGATCGCAGCCATCTCTGACTACGCCATGGTGATACTCGCCGAGAGTCTCAACGGAATCGGCCGCCCTGAGGACCGGTTCCGGGAGGTTGCATACCTCGTGTCCGACTACCTAGCGACCGCCGACACCCTTATCGTGGAGGGTTTTCTCACCTTTCGTCTTCGTGGATACGCCAGGGAGCTCAGCCGGGCTTGTGACGAGGCGTTGGATAGGTTCATGGCGGATAGGGAGCACAGGGAGTTTGTGAGACTCCTGAAGTACTTCGTCGATATGCAAGATCAACGTGAGGCTGAGGTTCATGTAGTCCGGGGGCGCGACAACCTCTTCGGTCTGCTTAATCGGGACCTGGACGAGATAGAGAATGAGTACCTGGAGGTCCTGGCGGCTGATCTCACTGAAGGTGGCATCGAACTCGAGGATCTGCTCATAAGCGCGTTGATCACTGCATCTCCGGGCAGGATAGTGCTTCATGTGGAACCGGACAGGCAGATTGCAGAGACTCTGGAGAGCGTATTCGAGGGCAAGGTAGCCAGGTGCCGTGGGTGTGATCTGAACGGGTGCGAGATGGGCAGAAAAGCCCCGGCCCAGCCCGCGAAGTAA
- the dusB gene encoding tRNA dihydrouridine synthase DusB, which produces MADLRGLHIGGVLIKNPLVLAPMAGVCDLPFRLICKHMGCALVYTEMISSMALWYRNRRTSFMLTLSEREHPVSVQIFGSNPEVMAQAARVAAASGADIVDINMGCPVPKVVKNEEGCALMRRPGLAQDIVRAVVSSAGVPVTVKIRMGWDDASANAVEFAQACVEAGASAVAVHGRTRAQGYQGNADWGIIARVKAAVSVPVIGNGDVRDPLDVARMMDETACDGVMIGRGALGNPWIFRRSLHYLATGEVPPEPTAVERIDMALNHLDTDVEYKGAKTATSEMRKHLAWYIRGLPRATRVRDLVNTAGGPDALRRILTAYRDQFERGT; this is translated from the coding sequence ATGGCTGACTTGCGAGGGCTGCATATTGGAGGCGTCCTGATTAAGAACCCTCTCGTCCTCGCCCCGATGGCTGGCGTATGCGACCTGCCTTTCAGACTCATATGCAAGCACATGGGCTGTGCACTGGTCTACACCGAGATGATCAGCAGCATGGCCCTTTGGTATCGAAACCGGCGTACTTCGTTCATGCTGACCCTCTCTGAGCGGGAACATCCAGTCTCTGTGCAGATCTTCGGATCGAACCCCGAAGTGATGGCCCAGGCGGCGAGGGTGGCCGCCGCGTCCGGCGCCGACATAGTCGACATCAACATGGGATGTCCCGTGCCCAAAGTAGTTAAGAACGAGGAAGGATGCGCTCTCATGAGACGGCCCGGACTCGCCCAGGACATCGTCCGTGCGGTTGTGAGTTCAGCCGGTGTGCCCGTAACTGTCAAGATACGTATGGGCTGGGACGACGCCAGCGCGAACGCCGTTGAGTTCGCCCAGGCGTGTGTCGAAGCCGGGGCGTCAGCGGTGGCGGTTCACGGGCGCACGCGAGCCCAGGGCTATCAGGGCAATGCAGACTGGGGCATCATCGCCCGGGTCAAGGCAGCGGTCTCTGTCCCTGTGATTGGGAATGGAGACGTGCGGGACCCCCTCGATGTGGCCAGGATGATGGATGAGACCGCATGCGACGGGGTCATGATCGGCCGCGGGGCACTGGGCAACCCGTGGATCTTCCGGCGTTCACTCCACTACCTCGCCACCGGCGAGGTGCCCCCGGAGCCCACGGCGGTGGAACGGATAGACATGGCTTTGAACCACCTGGATACCGATGTGGAGTACAAGGGGGCGAAGACGGCCACATCCGAGATGCGGAAGCACCTTGCCTGGTACATACGGGGACTTCCGAGAGCAACGCGGGTCAGAGACCTGGTAAACACGGCCGGGGGCCCAGATGCGCTTCGCCGCATCCTCACAGCCTATAGAGACCAGTTCGAGAGGGGTACGTAG
- the greA gene encoding transcription elongation factor GreA yields the protein MAEKEVILTPEGLERLERELEVLRTTKRREVAARIKQAIEFGDITDNSEYEDAKNEQAFIEGRIAQIEKMLRNARIIEQPEGGADEVSLGSTVVLKNLEEGAVEEYTIVGSAEANPSRKKISNESPVGRAVLGKTVGSVVEVAVPVGVIKYQVVQIAR from the coding sequence ATGGCGGAGAAGGAAGTAATCCTTACTCCGGAAGGCCTTGAAAGGCTGGAACGGGAACTTGAAGTCCTGAGGACCACGAAAAGGCGTGAAGTGGCGGCCAGGATCAAGCAGGCAATTGAGTTCGGAGACATTACGGACAACTCCGAGTATGAGGATGCCAAGAACGAGCAGGCCTTCATAGAAGGGCGCATAGCCCAGATCGAGAAGATGCTCCGGAACGCGCGGATCATCGAGCAGCCTGAGGGCGGGGCGGACGAGGTGTCACTTGGATCCACCGTGGTCCTCAAGAACCTGGAAGAGGGCGCGGTCGAGGAGTACACTATAGTGGGGTCGGCGGAGGCCAATCCCAGCAGGAAGAAGATATCCAATGAGTCTCCCGTGGGCCGGGCTGTCCTTGGGAAGACGGTCGGGTCTGTGGTAGAAGTCGCGGTGCCGGTGGGAGTCATCAAGTACCAGGTAGTCCAGATCGCAAGGTGA
- a CDS encoding 5'-nucleotidase C-terminal domain-containing protein yields the protein MLRNRLFGVLGLVLLVVVLSVPALGASRVDLVVLATTDLHGHIHPIDYFTSKLDEGGLAQVATYVASVGAETPNVLLVDNGDCLEGGNSTLPYHYMFDSEATNPMIRVMNLIGYDSMTIGNHEFNYGLGVLRNAAAEARFPIISANVLGTDGKPYFEPYYINDFGEFHVGVLGLTTPKVPIWEKPENIRGLLFADPVVEAKHWVTEMRSNGADVVVIVAHTGRESRPKDSSNPDRWLVPTDWVDTGQQEENYALRLANEVPGVDVLVVGYDHLAVPGVTKMGDIVKSDVIIVQPGFWGDYVSRVDIVLEQAGGKWNAVQKTGSLIPMADVKPDEQVLAEAKCYHDQTVEYFKQPVAMAKAHMPGGIPARFYDSALVELINLSQLWATGADISCAALFTDQAKITQGPISVQDVYGLYIYPNTLYTIKVTGKQVREALEHSARYFNVYTGQAGLAEIVNPSIRGYNYDIYQGVECKIDISRPVGQRIVELKYKGEEVQPDQEFVLALNNCRAGEGGGYTMFGGSPILYESTKEAREVIVEYLRSIGTFDPAVAVDNNWSILPASLREMARPR from the coding sequence ATGTTGAGGAATCGTTTGTTTGGTGTTCTGGGGCTCGTGCTCCTAGTTGTGGTGCTGTCAGTCCCGGCTCTCGGGGCATCCCGGGTGGACCTGGTAGTCCTGGCCACGACCGACCTTCACGGTCACATCCACCCAATAGACTACTTCACCTCGAAGCTCGACGAAGGCGGGCTCGCTCAGGTGGCCACGTATGTGGCTTCAGTCGGGGCTGAAACGCCCAATGTGCTCCTGGTTGACAACGGAGACTGCCTCGAAGGCGGCAACTCGACTCTTCCCTACCACTACATGTTCGACTCCGAAGCCACCAATCCGATGATCCGGGTAATGAACCTTATAGGTTACGATTCCATGACCATCGGGAACCATGAGTTCAACTACGGCTTGGGGGTTCTACGCAACGCGGCCGCCGAGGCGAGATTCCCGATCATCTCCGCCAATGTCCTTGGTACCGACGGCAAACCTTATTTCGAGCCTTACTACATCAACGATTTCGGTGAGTTCCACGTGGGAGTCCTGGGGCTCACAACCCCGAAAGTGCCTATATGGGAGAAACCTGAGAACATCCGCGGGTTGCTCTTTGCCGACCCTGTCGTCGAAGCCAAGCACTGGGTCACGGAGATGCGCTCCAATGGGGCGGACGTGGTCGTTATCGTAGCTCACACCGGACGGGAGTCCAGGCCAAAGGACAGCAGCAACCCCGACCGGTGGCTAGTCCCGACTGACTGGGTCGACACGGGGCAGCAGGAGGAGAACTATGCCCTCCGGCTCGCAAATGAGGTGCCCGGGGTGGACGTGCTAGTCGTTGGATACGATCATCTAGCCGTCCCCGGAGTCACCAAGATGGGTGACATCGTCAAGTCGGACGTGATCATTGTGCAACCGGGGTTCTGGGGCGATTACGTCTCCCGTGTAGATATCGTTCTCGAACAGGCGGGCGGCAAGTGGAACGCCGTCCAGAAAACTGGGTCGCTCATCCCGATGGCCGACGTGAAACCAGATGAGCAGGTCTTGGCGGAAGCGAAGTGCTACCACGATCAGACCGTCGAGTACTTCAAGCAGCCTGTGGCGATGGCAAAGGCCCACATGCCTGGCGGGATACCGGCGAGATTCTACGACAGCGCCCTCGTTGAACTGATCAACCTGTCCCAGCTGTGGGCGACCGGAGCCGATATTTCGTGTGCTGCGTTGTTCACGGATCAGGCCAAGATAACCCAAGGTCCTATAAGTGTCCAAGATGTCTACGGCCTGTACATCTACCCCAACACCCTCTACACAATCAAGGTCACAGGCAAACAAGTGCGCGAGGCCCTTGAACATTCTGCACGGTACTTCAACGTTTACACAGGCCAGGCAGGTCTGGCGGAGATTGTCAACCCCAGCATCAGAGGGTACAACTACGACATCTACCAAGGCGTGGAGTGCAAGATAGACATCAGCAGGCCCGTGGGGCAGCGGATCGTTGAACTGAAGTACAAAGGGGAGGAGGTCCAGCCGGATCAGGAGTTCGTCCTCGCACTCAACAACTGCAGAGCCGGCGAGGGCGGCGGGTACACAATGTTTGGCGGGTCGCCGATCCTCTACGAATCCACCAAGGAGGCAAGAGAAGTAATAGTGGAATACCTTCGGAGCATCGGCACGTTTGACCCGGCGGTCGCGGTGGACAATAACTGGAGCATCCTCCCCGCTTCGTTGCGTGAGATGGCTCGCCCCAGGTAA
- a CDS encoding helix-turn-helix domain-containing protein, giving the protein MVQTNLVRIGDKVIDRDRILRTLDRLLELRKGGASQAEAASAVGIDRSFVSRLENLGEVRKGDTIALVGFPISNCDEIKKLAEGAGVDFVWLMNDRERWEYVQTRSGIELLNDVVNAISHLGSFDHVVFLGSDMRVRLVEAILGPKTSGVVIGESPIRGDVYIDPEEISALIEAIRGGGGEK; this is encoded by the coding sequence GTGGTGCAGACGAACCTGGTGAGAATCGGAGACAAGGTCATTGACAGAGACAGGATCCTCCGGACTCTGGATCGCCTGCTCGAACTCAGAAAAGGTGGGGCGTCACAGGCGGAGGCAGCTTCCGCGGTTGGGATCGACAGATCCTTCGTCTCCCGTCTCGAGAACCTGGGAGAGGTGCGAAAAGGAGACACCATCGCGCTGGTCGGATTCCCGATCTCCAATTGCGACGAGATCAAGAAGCTTGCGGAAGGCGCCGGGGTGGACTTTGTTTGGCTGATGAACGATCGGGAGCGATGGGAGTACGTCCAGACCAGATCGGGAATCGAGCTTCTCAACGACGTGGTGAACGCCATCTCCCATCTTGGGAGCTTCGATCATGTGGTCTTCCTAGGCTCCGATATGCGCGTTCGGCTCGTCGAGGCGATCCTGGGCCCGAAGACCTCTGGTGTCGTGATAGGGGAATCCCCAATCCGCGGGGACGTATACATAGATCCGGAGGAGATCTCGGCACTCATCGAGGCCATACGAGGGGGGGGCGGGGAGAAGTGA
- the nagB gene encoding glucosamine-6-phosphate deaminase has protein sequence MKILIYPNYEQMSVAAARFVADCILDKPRCVLGLATGETPIGLYAELARLHHEEGLDFSGVTTFNLDEYCDLPKEDSRSFHSFMWRHLFSHVNVDPRKVHTLKGTAPDLEEECRRYESLIKDTGGIDLQVLGIGVNGHIGFNEPGSPPDGRTRVVTLTAQTVEINRAKEKVESLPGRAVSMGIGTIMDAKQILLLAAGRSKADIVHRATRGPVTPSVPASILQNHANALFMLDLEAASLLETGFLNTPCAAGECTV, from the coding sequence TTGAAAATCCTCATCTACCCGAACTACGAGCAGATGAGTGTGGCCGCGGCACGTTTCGTGGCCGACTGTATTCTGGACAAGCCCAGATGCGTCTTGGGCCTCGCTACGGGCGAGACCCCAATCGGACTCTACGCGGAGCTGGCTAGGCTCCACCATGAGGAAGGCCTGGACTTCTCTGGAGTGACCACCTTCAACCTGGACGAGTACTGTGACCTGCCGAAGGAGGACTCCAGGAGTTTTCACTCGTTCATGTGGCGTCATCTTTTCTCCCACGTCAATGTAGACCCGAGGAAGGTACATACACTGAAAGGAACCGCGCCAGATCTCGAGGAAGAGTGCCGTCGGTACGAGTCCTTGATCAAAGACACAGGGGGAATCGACCTTCAGGTTCTCGGCATCGGCGTGAACGGGCACATTGGGTTCAACGAACCTGGCTCGCCCCCTGACGGCCGGACCAGGGTAGTCACTCTCACAGCTCAGACCGTAGAGATCAACCGCGCGAAAGAGAAGGTGGAATCCTTGCCGGGAAGGGCCGTCTCCATGGGGATCGGGACGATTATGGACGCGAAGCAGATCCTTCTTCTGGCCGCGGGCCGGTCCAAAGCCGACATCGTTCACAGAGCAACCCGGGGGCCGGTGACTCCGTCAGTCCCGGCGTCGATTCTGCAGAACCACGCCAATGCCCTGTTCATGCTCGACCTGGAGGCGGCAAGCCTACTGGAAACTGGATTTCTGAACACCCCTTGCGCGGCTGGGGAGTGTACTGTATAA